The following are encoded in a window of Pontibacillus halophilus JSM 076056 = DSM 19796 genomic DNA:
- a CDS encoding ATP-binding protein encodes QFRNRFKKVDLIILDEMGYIPFSKEGAELLFQLITDWYEQKSIIITSNLEFSQWNRIFVDSRLTAALVDRVIHHAHVLTFSGDSYRVSHALSRQNY; translated from the coding sequence CAGTTTAGGAACCGTTTTAAAAAAGTAGATCTAATTATTTTAGATGAGATGGGATACATTCCATTCAGTAAAGAAGGAGCCGAGCTTCTATTTCAACTCATCACCGATTGGTACGAGCAGAAGAGCATCATTATCACTTCAAATTTGGAATTTAGTCAGTGGAATCGAATATTTGTAGACTCGAGGCTAACAGCAGCTTTAGTTGATCGTGTCATACACCACGCTCATGTACTTACATTTTCAGGAGATAGCTACCGGGTTAGCCATGCATTATCCAGACAAAACTACTAA
- a CDS encoding 5' nucleotidase, NT5C type: MKFGFDIDDTLINLRGHAFSIYQQKLEQEVPVERLDDFKRLEIHELFGLNEEEGRQMWMDHVEEIFFTNCSPFKGSLEVLNELAEKGHEIYYITARFKEFGERTKEWMKEQGFPVQDDHFYYGMNDDEKLHIIQELDLDYYVDDKPAVLDTLSDLRTSVYVRDQAYNRHLELPRVTDWYEFKRELGL; this comes from the coding sequence ATGAAATTCGGATTCGACATTGATGATACATTAATAAATTTGCGTGGACATGCGTTCTCCATTTATCAACAGAAGCTTGAGCAAGAAGTACCTGTGGAGCGCTTAGATGACTTTAAGCGACTAGAGATTCATGAGTTATTCGGCTTAAATGAAGAGGAAGGTCGCCAAATGTGGATGGACCATGTAGAGGAAATCTTCTTCACGAACTGCTCCCCATTTAAAGGCTCCCTTGAGGTATTAAATGAACTAGCCGAGAAAGGTCATGAGATCTACTACATCACTGCTCGCTTTAAAGAATTCGGTGAACGTACGAAAGAATGGATGAAGGAACAAGGCTTCCCTGTTCAGGATGACCACTTCTATTACGGCATGAATGATGACGAGAAACTTCATATTATACAGGAACTTGATCTAGACTATTATGTAGACGACAAACCAGCAGTGCTTGACACACTATCTGACCTCCGCACTTCTGTCTATGTGCGAGACCAGGCGTATAACCGCCACCTTGAACTTCCGCGCGTGACGGATTGGTATGAGTTTAAGCGGGAGTTAGGGTTGTAA